One part of the Rutidosis leptorrhynchoides isolate AG116_Rl617_1_P2 chromosome 1, CSIRO_AGI_Rlap_v1, whole genome shotgun sequence genome encodes these proteins:
- the LOC139886393 gene encoding protein ALWAYS EARLY 3-like isoform X2, with product MAPTRKSRSVNKRYSDYVDVSPSKNVASKSGRQKRKLSDMLGSPWTDEEVERFYKAYRKFGKDWKKVATMVRTRTSEMVEALYTMNRAYLSLPEGTASVVGFIAMVSDHYNAMDGSDNDQETNDFQEARKPKKRNHGLVQKNGKEEHKLLSRQVGSSDGRSPQLKIRESDGCTVRKRTPRFPINHSSRRDNVGNYASPSNRSQKREVDDVAHGAALALTEALQRGGSPQASQSPYHMKPTPSKGRQKIWDTMRTKNYGNLMDEDAFEGSSGSRGAENVNGEEVYHKGKKLYGQKDDNEFDGGEACSGTGEGLADIEVADENIEQCSSQGKRKRNKKLFFKDESSGLDALETLANLSLMMQSSKVDSDTIVLKDDKPPTGHRRYKTKVSADKEKIVNEFPRVDAFKSGRSKPGRESKVDYKALSEGKHLDHSFSKPWKKRNKSSSIEAPFKDEEKFANKVTSAKEDNAPSKNCKATRLVEYSSSNSNTSRTGPDSAISKSLLANSDDIDLPSKRRNKRKVIPNKLAEHDEMKLGKIASKSQPIRKTEHQEGPHYLKERAFRHLSSSSVRRWSTYEWFYSAIDYPWFVKREFVEYLHHVGLGHIPRLTKVEWGVIRSSLGKPRRFSSNFLREEKEKLWQYRESVRKHYTELRSGTREGLPTDLARPLAVGQRVVAIHPESREVHDGSVLTVDHDKCRIQFDRPELGVAFVKDIDCMPSNLLENMPEALRRESSELYRFSLNSREPPLSQSVVGSFLKHGSNDHLEQIPTITLNHQPIHNGSAPVKAAENVSQIQSRETDIRALSELTRTLDKKEAILAELKLVNDGLISHKNETGVDMKLSESFKKEYALVLMQLKEASDQVTSALLNLRQRNTYPGNPLPPWQKLQSSSSGFVGPISSADNSSSNNQLPSNVVETVNNSRLEVHKLVHTATQALSKINGEQNVHSQVAAVMDSLKFPIEYGSSTIRPSEQANGGTYKNKLNSTPDPFTNYLPSDSKLQLDDSVKTDSITFELIVSCVASFRLMQVCTEQQYPPSDVVQMLDSAFARLHPLLPQHLPIFKELQMCMGRLKTQILARVPS from the exons ATGGCGCCAACAAGGAAGTCTAGAAGTGTGAATAAGCGATATTCGGATTATGTTGATGTCTCTCCCAGTAAAAATGTTGCTAGTAAATCCGGACGACAG AAGAGGAAGCTTTCTGACATGTTAGGATCTCCATGGACTGATGAAGAGGTTGAGCGCTTTTATAAAGCCTATAGAAAGTTTGGTAAAGACTGGAAAAAG GTGGCTACAATGGTGCGTACCAGGACCTCTGAAATGGTTGAGGCTCTCTACACAATGAACAGG GCATACTTGTCATTGCCGGAGGGAACGGCTTCTGTGGTCGGTTTCATTGCAATGGTTTCGGATCATTATAATGCCATG GATGGAAGTGATAATGATCAAGAGACGAATGATTTTCAAGAAGCTCGCAAACCTAAAAAACGTAACCATGGATTAGTTCAGAAAAATGGTAAGGAAGAACATAAATTGCTATCCAGGCAGGTTGGTTCAAGTGATGGGCGTTCGCCACAACTGAAGATAAGGGAATCAGATG GATGTACTGTTCGGAAAAGAACACCTCGATTCCCTATCAACCATTCATCTAGAAGAGATAATGTTGGAAATTACGCTTCACCTTCTAATAGAAGCCAAAAGAGAGAGGTTGATGACGTGGCACATGGTGCTGCACTAGCATTAACAGAAGCATTACAAAGAGGAGGCTCCCCACAAGCTTCTCAATCACCATACCATATGAAACCTACACCTTCAAAGGGCAGGCAAAAAATT TGGGACACGATGAGGACCAAGAATTATGGTAATTTGATGGATGAAGATGCTTTTGAGGGTAGTTCAGGTAGTAGAGGGGCTGAAAATGTAAATGGTGAAGAAGTTTACCATAAAGGGAAAAAGTTATATGGGCAAAAAGATGATAATGAATTCGATGGTGGTGAAGCATGTAGTGGTACAGGTGAAGGACTTGCTGATATTGAGGTTGCAGATGAGAATATTGAGCAGTGTTCGTCTCAGGGTAAAAGAAAAAGGAACAAAAAACTTTTTTTTAAAG ACGAAAGTTCTGGTTTGGATGCACTGGAGACATTGGCCAATTTATCGCTGATGATGCAATCATCAAAAGTAGATTCTG ATACAATTGTATTGAAAGACGATAAGCCTCCAACTGGACATCGTAGATACAAAACGAAAGTATCGGCTGACAAAGAGAAAATAGTAAATGAGTTTCCTAGAGTTGATGCTTTTAAATCTGGAAGATCTAAACCAGGAAGAGAATCAAAAGTTGATTATAAGGCTTTATCTGAAGGAAAACATCTAGATCATTCTTTCAGTAAACCATGGAAAAAAAGAAACAAATCTTCTTCGATTGAG GCCCCATTCAAAGATGAAGAAAAGTTTGCAAATAAAGTCACAAGTGCTAAAGAAGATAATGCTCCTTCAAAAAATTGTAAAGCTACAAGACTTGTGGAGTACTCTTCTTCAAATAGTAATACATCAAGAACTGGGCCCGACTCTGCAATATCAAAATCACTGCTGGCAAATTCTGATGATATTGATCTGCCATCTAAAAGAAGAAATAAACGTAAGGTGATTCCGAATAAATTAGCCGAGCATGATGAGATGAAACTGGGGAAGATTGCTTCAAAAAGTCAACCAATTAGAAAGACTGAACACCAGGAGGGGCCCCACTACTTAAAG GAGAGGGCTTTTCGTCATCTTTCGTCTTCTAGTGTACGTAGATGGTCCACGTATGAGTGGTTCTATAGTGCAATTGACTACCCATGGTTCGTTAAAAGGGAATTCGTTGAGTACTTACATCATGTTGGGCTAGGGCACATTCCAAGACTAACCAAGGTTGAGTGGGGTGTCATAAGAAG TTCATTGGGGAAGCCTCGAAGGTTCTCAAGTAATTTCTTACGTGAAGAAAAGGAGAAACTTTGGCAATATCGGGAATCTGTAAGGAAACATTACACCGAGCTTCGAAGCGGGACCCGCGAAGGACTACCAACCGACTTGGCACGTCCATTAGCAGTAGGGCAACGGGTCGTTGCCATACATCCAGAATCAAGAGAAGTTCATGATGGAAGTGTACTAACTGTTGATCATGATAAGTGTAGGATTCAGTTTGATCGTCCCGAGTTAGGTGTTGCTTTTGTTAAG GATATCGATTGTATGCCCTCAAACCTGTTGGAAAACATGCCTGAAGCTCTTAGAAGAGAAAGCAGTGAACTTTATAGATTCTCTTTGAACTCTCGAGAGCCACCGTTGTCTCAATCGGTTGTTGGATCTTTCTTGAAACATGGTTCTAATGACCATCTTGAGCAGATTCCTACTATAACTTTGAATCACCAACCG ATACATAACGGGTCTGCACCTGTTAAAGCTGCGGAAAATGTTTCTCAAATTCAATCAAGAGAAACTGATATTCGTGCTCTTTCGGAGCTTACTCGCACTCTCGATAAAAAG GAAGCAATATTGGCAGAGCTTAAGCTTGTAAATGATGGTTTAATAAGTCACAAAAATGAGACAGGCGTTGACATGAAGTTATCTGAAAGCTTCAAAAAGGAGTATGCGTTGGTGCTAATGCAGCTCAAAGAAGCCAGTGACCAG GTTACTTCTGCTCTTCTTAATTTGAGGCAACGTAACACATACCCAGGGAACCCTTTGCCTCCTTGGCAAAAGCTCCAATCTAGTTCGAGTGGTTTTGTGGGCCCTATTAGTTCTGCAGACAACTCATCATCAAATAATCAGTTACCATCTAACGTTGTTGAAACTGTGAATAATTCAAGACTTGAAGTACATAAACTTGTACATACTGCTACACAG GCACTGTCTAAAATAAATGGGGAGCAAAATGTTCACTCACAAGTTGCAGCAGTAATGGATTCACTGAAATTTCCAATTGAATATGGGTCATCAACAATCAGACCTTCGGAGCAGGCCAACGGGGGAACATATAAGAACAAGTTGAATTCAACACCCGACCCGTTTACAAACTACCTTCCATCCGATTCGAAGTTGCAGCTTGATGATTCTGTTAAAACTGATTCAATAACCTTTGAACTTATTGTCTCTTGTGTTGCTTCATTTCGTCTGATGCAG GTGTGTACTGAACAACAATACCCACCGTCTGATGTGGTTCAGATGCTAGATTCTGCGTTTGCACGCTTGCATCCTCTATTACCTCAACATCTTCCAATATTTAAAGAGTTACAAATGTGCATGGGAAGACTTAAAACTCAGATACTTGCCCGTGTCCCGTCATAG
- the LOC139886393 gene encoding protein ALWAYS EARLY 3-like isoform X1 — translation MAPTRKSRSVNKRYSDYVDVSPSKNVASKSGRQKRKLSDMLGSPWTDEEVERFYKAYRKFGKDWKKVATMVRTRTSEMVEALYTMNRAYLSLPEGTASVVGFIAMVSDHYNAMDGSDNDQETNDFQEARKPKKRNHGLVQKNGKEEHKLLSRQVGSSDGRSPQLKIRESDGCTVRKRTPRFPINHSSRRDNVGNYASPSNRSQKREVDDVAHGAALALTEALQRGGSPQASQSPYHMKPTPSKGRQKIWDTMRTKNYGNLMDEDAFEGSSGSRGAENVNGEEVYHKGKKLYGQKDDNEFDGGEACSGTGEGLADIEVADENIEQCSSQGKRKRNKKLFFKDESSGLDALETLANLSLMMQSSKVDSDTIVLKDDKPPTGHRRYKTKVSADKEKIVNEFPRVDAFKSGRSKPGRESKVDYKALSEGKHLDHSFSKPWKKRNKSSSIEAPFKDEEKFANKVTSAKEDNAPSKNCKATRLVEYSSSNSNTSRTGPDSAISKSLLANSDDIDLPSKRRNKRKVIPNKLAEHDEMKLGKIASKSQPIRKTEHQEGPHYLKVLQERAFRHLSSSSVRRWSTYEWFYSAIDYPWFVKREFVEYLHHVGLGHIPRLTKVEWGVIRSSLGKPRRFSSNFLREEKEKLWQYRESVRKHYTELRSGTREGLPTDLARPLAVGQRVVAIHPESREVHDGSVLTVDHDKCRIQFDRPELGVAFVKDIDCMPSNLLENMPEALRRESSELYRFSLNSREPPLSQSVVGSFLKHGSNDHLEQIPTITLNHQPIHNGSAPVKAAENVSQIQSRETDIRALSELTRTLDKKEAILAELKLVNDGLISHKNETGVDMKLSESFKKEYALVLMQLKEASDQVTSALLNLRQRNTYPGNPLPPWQKLQSSSSGFVGPISSADNSSSNNQLPSNVVETVNNSRLEVHKLVHTATQALSKINGEQNVHSQVAAVMDSLKFPIEYGSSTIRPSEQANGGTYKNKLNSTPDPFTNYLPSDSKLQLDDSVKTDSITFELIVSCVASFRLMQVCTEQQYPPSDVVQMLDSAFARLHPLLPQHLPIFKELQMCMGRLKTQILARVPS, via the exons ATGGCGCCAACAAGGAAGTCTAGAAGTGTGAATAAGCGATATTCGGATTATGTTGATGTCTCTCCCAGTAAAAATGTTGCTAGTAAATCCGGACGACAG AAGAGGAAGCTTTCTGACATGTTAGGATCTCCATGGACTGATGAAGAGGTTGAGCGCTTTTATAAAGCCTATAGAAAGTTTGGTAAAGACTGGAAAAAG GTGGCTACAATGGTGCGTACCAGGACCTCTGAAATGGTTGAGGCTCTCTACACAATGAACAGG GCATACTTGTCATTGCCGGAGGGAACGGCTTCTGTGGTCGGTTTCATTGCAATGGTTTCGGATCATTATAATGCCATG GATGGAAGTGATAATGATCAAGAGACGAATGATTTTCAAGAAGCTCGCAAACCTAAAAAACGTAACCATGGATTAGTTCAGAAAAATGGTAAGGAAGAACATAAATTGCTATCCAGGCAGGTTGGTTCAAGTGATGGGCGTTCGCCACAACTGAAGATAAGGGAATCAGATG GATGTACTGTTCGGAAAAGAACACCTCGATTCCCTATCAACCATTCATCTAGAAGAGATAATGTTGGAAATTACGCTTCACCTTCTAATAGAAGCCAAAAGAGAGAGGTTGATGACGTGGCACATGGTGCTGCACTAGCATTAACAGAAGCATTACAAAGAGGAGGCTCCCCACAAGCTTCTCAATCACCATACCATATGAAACCTACACCTTCAAAGGGCAGGCAAAAAATT TGGGACACGATGAGGACCAAGAATTATGGTAATTTGATGGATGAAGATGCTTTTGAGGGTAGTTCAGGTAGTAGAGGGGCTGAAAATGTAAATGGTGAAGAAGTTTACCATAAAGGGAAAAAGTTATATGGGCAAAAAGATGATAATGAATTCGATGGTGGTGAAGCATGTAGTGGTACAGGTGAAGGACTTGCTGATATTGAGGTTGCAGATGAGAATATTGAGCAGTGTTCGTCTCAGGGTAAAAGAAAAAGGAACAAAAAACTTTTTTTTAAAG ACGAAAGTTCTGGTTTGGATGCACTGGAGACATTGGCCAATTTATCGCTGATGATGCAATCATCAAAAGTAGATTCTG ATACAATTGTATTGAAAGACGATAAGCCTCCAACTGGACATCGTAGATACAAAACGAAAGTATCGGCTGACAAAGAGAAAATAGTAAATGAGTTTCCTAGAGTTGATGCTTTTAAATCTGGAAGATCTAAACCAGGAAGAGAATCAAAAGTTGATTATAAGGCTTTATCTGAAGGAAAACATCTAGATCATTCTTTCAGTAAACCATGGAAAAAAAGAAACAAATCTTCTTCGATTGAG GCCCCATTCAAAGATGAAGAAAAGTTTGCAAATAAAGTCACAAGTGCTAAAGAAGATAATGCTCCTTCAAAAAATTGTAAAGCTACAAGACTTGTGGAGTACTCTTCTTCAAATAGTAATACATCAAGAACTGGGCCCGACTCTGCAATATCAAAATCACTGCTGGCAAATTCTGATGATATTGATCTGCCATCTAAAAGAAGAAATAAACGTAAGGTGATTCCGAATAAATTAGCCGAGCATGATGAGATGAAACTGGGGAAGATTGCTTCAAAAAGTCAACCAATTAGAAAGACTGAACACCAGGAGGGGCCCCACTACTTAAAG GTTTTGCAGGAGAGGGCTTTTCGTCATCTTTCGTCTTCTAGTGTACGTAGATGGTCCACGTATGAGTGGTTCTATAGTGCAATTGACTACCCATGGTTCGTTAAAAGGGAATTCGTTGAGTACTTACATCATGTTGGGCTAGGGCACATTCCAAGACTAACCAAGGTTGAGTGGGGTGTCATAAGAAG TTCATTGGGGAAGCCTCGAAGGTTCTCAAGTAATTTCTTACGTGAAGAAAAGGAGAAACTTTGGCAATATCGGGAATCTGTAAGGAAACATTACACCGAGCTTCGAAGCGGGACCCGCGAAGGACTACCAACCGACTTGGCACGTCCATTAGCAGTAGGGCAACGGGTCGTTGCCATACATCCAGAATCAAGAGAAGTTCATGATGGAAGTGTACTAACTGTTGATCATGATAAGTGTAGGATTCAGTTTGATCGTCCCGAGTTAGGTGTTGCTTTTGTTAAG GATATCGATTGTATGCCCTCAAACCTGTTGGAAAACATGCCTGAAGCTCTTAGAAGAGAAAGCAGTGAACTTTATAGATTCTCTTTGAACTCTCGAGAGCCACCGTTGTCTCAATCGGTTGTTGGATCTTTCTTGAAACATGGTTCTAATGACCATCTTGAGCAGATTCCTACTATAACTTTGAATCACCAACCG ATACATAACGGGTCTGCACCTGTTAAAGCTGCGGAAAATGTTTCTCAAATTCAATCAAGAGAAACTGATATTCGTGCTCTTTCGGAGCTTACTCGCACTCTCGATAAAAAG GAAGCAATATTGGCAGAGCTTAAGCTTGTAAATGATGGTTTAATAAGTCACAAAAATGAGACAGGCGTTGACATGAAGTTATCTGAAAGCTTCAAAAAGGAGTATGCGTTGGTGCTAATGCAGCTCAAAGAAGCCAGTGACCAG GTTACTTCTGCTCTTCTTAATTTGAGGCAACGTAACACATACCCAGGGAACCCTTTGCCTCCTTGGCAAAAGCTCCAATCTAGTTCGAGTGGTTTTGTGGGCCCTATTAGTTCTGCAGACAACTCATCATCAAATAATCAGTTACCATCTAACGTTGTTGAAACTGTGAATAATTCAAGACTTGAAGTACATAAACTTGTACATACTGCTACACAG GCACTGTCTAAAATAAATGGGGAGCAAAATGTTCACTCACAAGTTGCAGCAGTAATGGATTCACTGAAATTTCCAATTGAATATGGGTCATCAACAATCAGACCTTCGGAGCAGGCCAACGGGGGAACATATAAGAACAAGTTGAATTCAACACCCGACCCGTTTACAAACTACCTTCCATCCGATTCGAAGTTGCAGCTTGATGATTCTGTTAAAACTGATTCAATAACCTTTGAACTTATTGTCTCTTGTGTTGCTTCATTTCGTCTGATGCAG GTGTGTACTGAACAACAATACCCACCGTCTGATGTGGTTCAGATGCTAGATTCTGCGTTTGCACGCTTGCATCCTCTATTACCTCAACATCTTCCAATATTTAAAGAGTTACAAATGTGCATGGGAAGACTTAAAACTCAGATACTTGCCCGTGTCCCGTCATAG